The following are from one region of the Rhodopirellula sp. P2 genome:
- a CDS encoding DUF2141 domain-containing protein, with translation MENGFEPQAEIKSDPIEQVELEPSWNAWQSLPERWQQNHGSLLMAFATLVFLTGIGVLTYRQNQFRPPAFPDASSINPAHNNALTALDLATGEAANATEERVLIRVIGAIPSDSLVWLALYNADTSFNDPENALVAAQLPIQPNGVAACTIPISQLPKRFAIAAFHDTDNDGALSRNQFGIPAERYGFSNNARGKFGPPDFEEAVIDRPENGETPIDVEIY, from the coding sequence ATGGAAAACGGGTTCGAACCCCAAGCAGAAATAAAATCCGACCCCATCGAACAGGTCGAGTTGGAACCAAGCTGGAACGCCTGGCAGTCACTACCAGAGCGCTGGCAACAAAACCACGGCTCGCTGCTGATGGCGTTTGCGACCCTGGTCTTTCTGACCGGAATCGGCGTCCTGACTTACCGACAGAACCAATTCCGCCCCCCAGCATTCCCAGATGCGTCCAGCATCAATCCCGCCCACAACAATGCCTTGACGGCACTGGACCTGGCCACCGGCGAAGCTGCTAACGCGACCGAGGAACGTGTCTTGATTCGAGTCATCGGCGCCATCCCGAGTGACTCGCTGGTTTGGCTGGCACTCTACAACGCCGACACCTCGTTCAACGATCCCGAGAATGCCCTGGTCGCCGCCCAGCTTCCGATCCAACCCAATGGTGTGGCCGCGTGCACGATTCCAATCAGTCAGCTCCCCAAACGATTTGCCATCGCTGCGTTCCATGACACAGACAACGACGGGGCGTTGTCCCGAAATCAATTTGGGATCCCCGCCGAGCGTTATGGCTTCAGCAACAACGCGCGCGGAAAATTTGGGCCACCGGACTTCGAAGAAGCGGTGATCGATCGGCCTGAAAACGGCGAGACTCCCATCGACGTCGAAATCTACTGA
- the rarD gene encoding EamA family transporter RarD, with protein sequence MAETPKHSPSGELKIGLVCAIVAHTMWGLFPIYWRQIGNADSMELVSHRIVWSFVTLGLVLPVMLWRGRWGGFSVVFRELRSRRVWAVYVVAALMIAINWLAFIWAVNNNRVLEASLGYYINPLLNVLLGVVVLGERLRWPQWVAVGFAAVGVSVMAIGNGGLPWVSMAMATSFAVYGLVKKKATLPVLLGLMLEVTVLVVPAAIYLGLRLAEGVSTMQTGTPVEFGMLLGAGLITIAPLAFFAAAVQRVDLSLMGILQYVGPTLQFWVGYVLFEETLDPSRKVGFVFVWIGLLIFLVASQFKRRRSTLVAEAN encoded by the coding sequence GTGGCTGAGACGCCGAAGCACTCGCCCAGCGGTGAACTCAAAATCGGATTGGTGTGCGCCATTGTGGCTCACACGATGTGGGGTTTGTTTCCAATTTATTGGCGACAAATCGGCAACGCTGATTCAATGGAATTGGTGTCTCACCGGATTGTTTGGTCGTTCGTGACGCTCGGATTGGTGCTGCCGGTCATGCTGTGGCGCGGTCGGTGGGGAGGTTTCTCTGTCGTCTTCCGCGAGCTTCGCAGTCGCCGTGTTTGGGCGGTTTATGTGGTGGCGGCCTTGATGATCGCAATCAATTGGTTGGCGTTCATTTGGGCGGTCAACAACAACCGGGTGCTGGAGGCGTCGCTGGGGTACTACATCAACCCGTTGTTGAACGTGTTGTTGGGGGTGGTGGTCTTGGGCGAGCGTCTTCGTTGGCCGCAATGGGTGGCGGTCGGGTTCGCCGCGGTGGGTGTGTCGGTGATGGCGATCGGCAACGGTGGTTTGCCGTGGGTCTCGATGGCCATGGCGACTTCCTTTGCGGTGTATGGCTTGGTGAAGAAGAAGGCCACACTCCCCGTGCTGCTTGGTTTGATGTTGGAAGTCACCGTGTTGGTGGTTCCCGCAGCGATCTACCTGGGCCTGCGGTTGGCAGAGGGGGTTTCGACCATGCAAACCGGGACGCCCGTCGAGTTTGGGATGCTGTTGGGGGCTGGATTGATCACCATTGCACCGCTGGCGTTCTTTGCCGCCGCTGTCCAGCGAGTGGATTTATCGCTGATGGGCATTCTGCAATACGTTGGTCCGACGCTGCAGTTTTGGGTGGGCTACGTGTTGTTTGAAGAGACGTTGGACCCATCCAGAAAGGTCGGGTTTGTTTTTGTTTGGATTGGGTTGCTGATCTTCTTGGTGGCGTCTCAATTCAAACGCCGACGCTCCACGCTGGTTGCGGAAGCGAATTGA